The following DNA comes from Desulfatiglans sp..
TTGAAAGGATTCACAATGGTTAATCCTTTATAATAAAGAATAGGAGTTTGAAAGATTCCAAATGCAAATCGAGGTACCCACGCATTAATATCAAGAGAAATTTCTTCAGATAATACAACTGCAGGTACCTTTATATTTTTTTCAATCTCCACCGCACGCACAAGCGCACCACTTACAACAAAGAAATTGCCATTTTCCACTTCTTCCCAGTAATGTCATTAGGTGATGCCGCCTGTAATTAGCCAGTCATGGGTAAATGCAATCATATACAATTCAACAATAGTATGAAGGACGGGTGGCAATTCAGATCCAACGACAAGAATAGAATCAGAGTATACCGATACCTTTACTGGAGAAGGAAACTACATATTACTGAGTTCATATTTAAGTTCTTTATAAACGCTAATTGTAATATCAAAATCTTTCAAGACCGCTGAAGAGAAACCTAGTATGTCGCAAAATCCAACGTATTTCATTGAAACTGATGTGCTATTCATTTGTATATAAAGTATATATAGTATGTAAGTCTGGTTAAACGAAGTAACCCGATATCATTCCAACCAAGATTTAATAAAATGCGTCATTAAAGGTTTTATTTAATCTCTTTGGGTCTAATTCCCCGCAGCTCTGCTACGAGGTATTTCATTGTTTTTCATTTTTAAACATTGATAAAAGACTGTCGGTTTAATAGTCCGACCTGCCGAGCTTTTTTCTTTTTATTTTTAACATTTTAGCATCCATGAAGTTCCAATTAGTAGTCAGTAAAACGGTAACATGCTCCCGATTTATATTTCTTATTGTTTCACGAAAATATTCTTCAACAAAGCATTTTCTGTGCTTTGATTCGGATATGTTACTTGAAGATAAATTCTTTCCTCCTTTGTAATACACTTCCTTTAAAAAAGACCCCACCCCATATTTGTTAAAATATAGGAGATAATTAAAGTCGAGGAGAACTATTTTAACTATTTTTTCTTCATAAATTTAGCTTGGAGATAATGTAAAGTAAAGCAACCTGACAATATGACGCTGTCATCAATTTAAAGGATGTCGAATTATTTACCTGAACCACCTTCCTTGCATATCCCATTGACCCTCCCACCGTGGGGCGGGAAATCTTTTAAAGAAGGAACACCAAAAAGCACTCAATGAAATCGTTTGCCTTACGGAACGGGTATTCTACCTGACATCCGCAGTTGCTCAGGGAAATCAGCAAAAATGGATTCCCGTTTTCACGGGAATGACGAATATGAAAATAATTATATGTCTAGGGAACGGTCGTGACCGTTCCCATACCCCCTAAACCTTTAACCTTAAACCGCATACCCGCTTGCATCTCAACAGATTTGAAATACAAAAGAATTTAATCAAGCTAACTTATTCAGCGCTATCCTGCTCAGTTTGTATATGGCCTCACCCAGCTTCGGGTGTGTTTTTTTATGCATGGACATTGCATACACCGCCACAGGCGGTTTGCCGGGCCGGCAGTAAAAATCTATAAAATCTTTCAGTGCAGCATAGAGTTCTTCTTCTGATACCTCAGGGTCAACATACGGCGGCGAGACACCTAAAAAGAGTTTGTCACCATAATTTTCATAGAGCTTTTTTTGGTTGTTCATGGGCTGTGGTGTCCATGTCTGTACGCCAGCTTCTATGTACAAAGGAGCAAGGGACTCTGTCTTTCCGCAGGAGTGCATATCAACAAATGCACCCCTTTTCTGGATATGAAATAACACCCTTTTAAGGGACGGAAGTATCATCCTTCTTATTGTGTCCGCTGAAAAGAATGGCGCCATCTGTGAACCCCAGTCATCATGAAATGATATTATCCTGGGGTTACCATATTCCATATATTTATCAACAAGCTTTATGTAAAAATCGGCCTGCACATCAAAGAACTCTTTTATTGCAGCCTCCTGGTCCTCATCAATAATGGCCATGGCAGCGCCTGCAAAATCCATGAATGAGATAAGGCGTTCAAATATGCCGTTCAGTATTGTGACAAAGGATATCCTGTCATCATCGGGCTTGAAATTATCTTTCAAGGATTTCCAGTCGTATTGATTGAGGTCCGGGAAGGCGATCTTCTCTCTCCATGTGTTCATGTCTGTAATATAGGGCGCACCTGGTTTGCGTGTTGCCCCCCCAGCAACAGGTACAAAGACCCACTCCAGCCCGAAAAAATCCTTACCACCCTTTAACCGTGCCTCATTATCAGGCAGAAACCCGCCCATAGACATGTTGATATCACTCATGGTGGGTAGCCAGAACGGCCTTTCACCCCTTATTACCATCTCATAATTCTGGGCTGGTGTGATTGGGGTGTTATACTTTAGTAGCGGCGGCATCCCCGGAAAGGGCACGGGATATTCGCCAATTACCTTCAACTCATCATCTGAAAAGGGTATTCTGTTCATAACAATCTCTCCTGTATAATTACTATCCCCCAAACTTTTTCCTGGACAGCCTGTAAAGCTCCTCCCTGAATGCAGGGGTGAGCAGTGGCATGGCATAGAAATTGAGCATTGCCAGTTTATCCTTATTGCAGTACTTTTCAACAAAGTCTGCTGCGGCTGCACGCTGTTGATCCTCAGTTGCATCGGGTGGAAGAGGCGGCGGATTAATGCCTATAATCAGTTTATCTCCATATTTTTCATAGAGCATCTGTGAGTCATTCATGAGCTGCGGGCCCCATGAATCCCACCCTGCCTCAATAATCTGCGGGACCATTATCTCGATATGGCCGCAGGAGTGTAGATCAGTAAAAATACCCCTGTCATGGAGATGGTCGTTAAGCCTTCTCATGGCAGGCACTATCATCTCATGGGCGGTAGCAGGTGAAAAGAACGGCGCCCTCTGCGCACCCCAGTCATCATGTATGGTGATGCCGTGTATGCCATAATAATCTATCATCCGGTCGATAATTCCGATATAAAGGTCTGTGAGTCTTTCAAACAGCGCCTTTACCGCCTCTTTCTGGTCTTCATCAATCAGTGCAACAACGGCATTGTCAAAGTCCATAAAAGAGATTAGCCTTTCATAAAAACCTGTAAGAAAAAATGGCTGAACAAAGCGGTTCCATTTTTTAACGTGCTCCCTGTTTGCTTCAGCAGAACCTTTCCAGTCCCATTTATCTATATCAGGGAAAATAAGTTTATCTTCCCATTCATTTGCATCCTTTAAAAGGGGCGAACCTGGCTTAACCATTGAACCTGTCGCCACCTCAACATATTCCCATTCAACACCGAACATATCCTTTCCGCCGTAATCTTTACGATCAAGCACAAAGCTCTCTATAACAAATGCCCTTGCTATGTTATCCGGGATGATCTTTGGATTAAACATCAGGGTATCAGATGGCAGTATCTGCCATATAGGTTCTCTTTTATAAAATGAACAATATGCCTCTCTTGATGTTACAGGATAGTTAAAAACAGGGACACCTGGTGACCCGGGGAAAAACCCTGGGATTTCGCCTACAATCTTCAGTTCATCTTGTGAAAAGGGGATTTTAACCATAGGAAGTCTCCTCAATGTGATCAGTATCAGATCAAGTCAAAAAAGGAAGGATAAAACAATAAAAAATCTGTCCCGCCTGATATAAACGGGACAGATTTAAATAAAAAAGTTACTGCTTAGGCAATAATACTTTTTGCCAGGTCAGCGGCAGATGCTGCATCCTCTGCATAACCGTGAGCGCCTATTTCATCAGCATACGCCTGTGTAATGGGTGCACCGCCAACAATTATCTTTACCTTTTCCTTGAGGCCTGCATCAATAAGGCCCTTTACTGTATCTAACAGGGCCGGCATGGTTGTTGTAAGAAGACATGACAGGGCAACAATCTTGCACTCAGGGGTTGAATTGATGGCTTCGATAAATTTGTCTGTTGATACATCAACGCCAAGGTCTATCACCTTGAAACCTGCTGATTCAATCATCAGTGTTACGAGGTTCTTACCTATATCATGAAGGTCACCGGCTACTGTACCGATGATGCATGTCCCAAGAGATACAGATGCCTGGCTTGCAAGCAGTGGCTGTAATACCTCAACACCCTTCTTCATTGTGTGGGCTGCCATGAGCATTTCAGGAACAAATATCTCAGATCTTTTGAATTTGTCACCAACAATAGCCATTGCTGCGATCATGGTATCAAGAATCAAAGTCGCTTCATTGCCTTCTTCAAGAGCACCCTTTACAGCCTCAGCTATAAGTTTCTGTTTTCCCTTTTCAGTGAGTTCTTTTACTTCTGCTAATTTAGACATTTAATGCCTCCCTTTCCTTTTATAGTTTTTTAAACTGAACAATTCTGCACTGTACGCATTGATTAATTCCAGACAGAAATCATCCTTCTTAAACAGTATCTCTGTAGCGTAAAGAAGACCCGGCATATCCCTTCTGACAGGGTCCAGAATGCGCTCTTCATTCATGTTTTCATTGCCAGCATAAGAAATGCCTGGTTAAAATATTTTCCTGCTGACAGACAGAATGAGATACTGCTCAATCCGCTGGTTACATGTATCGTCAGATACATTTGCTTGAAATTATTTAGTCCATTACATCAATAATGTCAATGTTTTAAGATATACAGGAAACACTTTTACCTGTAGTCCGAAAAATTTTTTTAACCCCTAGCTTATTAAAAAAAACTATATCTTGTATATACGATCATCATAATGGTACCATCTATGGAAAAAGGTTTTAACGATAACCCCTTGACGGAGTTAATATTTTCTCCTATTGTTTTTCAAAAAAAGGTATCCCCTTATAAAAAAATAGATAAACATATTACTAGATGCTATGTTTGAACAAGATTTTCATACTGTGAAAAAGGAAATTAAAGATGAAAAAAGGTTACATGGTTCTCAATATTCGTTATTTCTTATATGCCTTGATCATATTCAGTATTTTACTGATAGCAGGCTTACCGCGCACCACCTACTCGTCCACTGCCGACTTTGTTGACGAAAAGGTCTTTAATTTCGGGACAATCCTTGAGGGTGTGGATGTGCCCCATGATTTTATAATTGAAAACCGTGGTGATTTGACCCTGAGGGTGTTAAAAGTAAAATCCAATTGTGCCTGTGCAGTGGCATCCTTCACTGAAGAGATAGCGCCGGGAAGTAAAGGCACTATCTCCGTGGTTTTTGACAGCAGGGGATCAGGTGGACAGGATGTGGAACATAAGATACGAGTTGAAACTGATGACCCGGATAATGGAGTGATAGACCTTGCAATTACAGGGCACGTAGACCCTATATTGATTATCAGGCCTGATGTGGTAATCCTTTCTGGCAGGGAGGGAGGAGAGCTGGAAGCAGAGGTATTGATCACACATGACAGCAGGCACCCCGTAAGGGTGGTCTCAGCCGAATCAAAAAAGGGTTATATATCTGTCCGGCTCACCGAGGCAAAGGACTCTAATCTGAATAAATATGTGGTTAAGGTTAAAAGTTTAAAAAAGGAAAAAGGAAAGTTCGGAGATTTTATATCACTTAAAACAGACAGCACTGTTTATCCCAGCAAACAGATAAGGGTTAAAATAGAGATCAATTAAAAGCAATGGATAAAAACAAAACAATCTTAATAAAAGGTGCCGGAGAAAAGGCAAGTGCAGTGGCATGGGGGCTCTTCTCCCAGGGTTTTAGACGGATTATCATGACAGATATAGAAAATCCCCTGGCAGAAAGAAGGGGTGTCTGTTTTTCAGAAGCGGCGTTTGAGCAGGGAAAAGAGATAGAGGGTATCAGGGTTGAGAGATCCAGACACTCCATGGATTCCATAAATTCAATTTTATCAAATGGGGCGATCCCTCTCCTTGTATCCCCTGATTATATGCTGCTACAGGATATACGCCCCGATATTATTGTTGATGGCATAATGGCAAAGAGAAACACCGGCACATTCATAGAGCAGGCGCCACTAGTAATAGCCCTTGGCCCGGGATTTTGTGCGGGGAGAGACGTCCATTATGTTATTGAAACAAACCCTAATATCCCCGGCCTTGGCACCATCATAGAATCAGGATGCGCTGAAGAACACACAGGCATACCCACAGAGGTGCAGGGTAAATCCCTCGAAAGGCTTTTATTAAGTCCTGGAACAGGCGTGCTTTATGCCGAAAAAAATATCGGAGACCCTGTAAGCAAAGGGGATACAATAGGGTATGTGGGAGACAAAAAACTTCAGTCTCCTATCCCGGGGGTGGTATGGGGCCTTATACGCACCCCAGCCAATGTAAAAGAGGGGCAGAAGCTTGGGGATATACACCCCGGCAGCAACAGGGAGATATGCTTCAAGATTACACCACAGGCAAACAAGATCACCGCCAGTGTAATCGATGCCATCACAAGAAGATATAATTAGGTTTTTATTCACCCGGCAAAGCAGATTTA
Coding sequences within:
- a CDS encoding methyltransferase; the protein is MVKIPFSQDELKIVGEIPGFFPGSPGVPVFNYPVTSREAYCSFYKREPIWQILPSDTLMFNPKIIPDNIARAFVIESFVLDRKDYGGKDMFGVEWEYVEVATGSMVKPGSPLLKDANEWEDKLIFPDIDKWDWKGSAEANREHVKKWNRFVQPFFLTGFYERLISFMDFDNAVVALIDEDQKEAVKALFERLTDLYIGIIDRMIDYYGIHGITIHDDWGAQRAPFFSPATAHEMIVPAMRRLNDHLHDRGIFTDLHSCGHIEIMVPQIIEAGWDSWGPQLMNDSQMLYEKYGDKLIIGINPPPLPPDATEDQQRAAAADFVEKYCNKDKLAMLNFYAMPLLTPAFREELYRLSRKKFGG
- a CDS encoding methyltransferase, whose translation is MNRIPFSDDELKVIGEYPVPFPGMPPLLKYNTPITPAQNYEMVIRGERPFWLPTMSDINMSMGGFLPDNEARLKGGKDFFGLEWVFVPVAGGATRKPGAPYITDMNTWREKIAFPDLNQYDWKSLKDNFKPDDDRISFVTILNGIFERLISFMDFAGAAMAIIDEDQEAAIKEFFDVQADFYIKLVDKYMEYGNPRIISFHDDWGSQMAPFFSADTIRRMILPSLKRVLFHIQKRGAFVDMHSCGKTESLAPLYIEAGVQTWTPQPMNNQKKLYENYGDKLFLGVSPPYVDPEVSEEELYAALKDFIDFYCRPGKPPVAVYAMSMHKKTHPKLGEAIYKLSRIALNKLA
- a CDS encoding EF2563 family selenium-dependent molybdenum hydroxylase system protein yields the protein MDKNKTILIKGAGEKASAVAWGLFSQGFRRIIMTDIENPLAERRGVCFSEAAFEQGKEIEGIRVERSRHSMDSINSILSNGAIPLLVSPDYMLLQDIRPDIIVDGIMAKRNTGTFIEQAPLVIALGPGFCAGRDVHYVIETNPNIPGLGTIIESGCAEEHTGIPTEVQGKSLERLLLSPGTGVLYAEKNIGDPVSKGDTIGYVGDKKLQSPIPGVVWGLIRTPANVKEGQKLGDIHPGSNREICFKITPQANKITASVIDAITRRYN
- a CDS encoding DUF1573 domain-containing protein, which translates into the protein MKKGYMVLNIRYFLYALIIFSILLIAGLPRTTYSSTADFVDEKVFNFGTILEGVDVPHDFIIENRGDLTLRVLKVKSNCACAVASFTEEIAPGSKGTISVVFDSRGSGGQDVEHKIRVETDDPDNGVIDLAITGHVDPILIIRPDVVILSGREGGELEAEVLITHDSRHPVRVVSAESKKGYISVRLTEAKDSNLNKYVVKVKSLKKEKGKFGDFISLKTDSTVYPSKQIRVKIEIN
- a CDS encoding cobalamin-binding protein, producing MSKLAEVKELTEKGKQKLIAEAVKGALEEGNEATLILDTMIAAMAIVGDKFKRSEIFVPEMLMAAHTMKKGVEVLQPLLASQASVSLGTCIIGTVAGDLHDIGKNLVTLMIESAGFKVIDLGVDVSTDKFIEAINSTPECKIVALSCLLTTTMPALLDTVKGLIDAGLKEKVKIIVGGAPITQAYADEIGAHGYAEDAASAADLAKSIIA